One genomic segment of Stigmatopora argus isolate UIUO_Sarg chromosome 3, RoL_Sarg_1.0, whole genome shotgun sequence includes these proteins:
- the arsa gene encoding arylsulfatase A isoform X1, with protein MDISRICFSLLFLFLICTHAVSPPNFVLIFADDLGFGDLGCYGHPSSLTPNLDRLAAGGLRFLDFYSTSPVCSPSRASLLTGRYQTRSGIYPGVLYPGSVGGLPLNETTVAEVLKPLGYATAAVGKWHLGLGPNGTFLPTNQGFDQFLGIPYSHDMGPCHNLTCFPPDIKCFGSCDVGTVLVPLMHNQVIKEQPVNFLELEQIYSDFSTSFIATSAKKKQPFFLYYPSHHTHYPQFAGPGAAGKTSRGPFGDSLLEFDSTVGKLLASLEASGVINNTLVFFTSDNGPSLIRLSRGGNAGVLRCGKGTTYEGGMREPAIAYWPGTIKPGVTRELASTLDILPTIARLAGASLPHVVLDGVDMIEMLLNHGKSKREAMMFYPYNPSEKLGLFALRLGKYKAHFYTRGSTLSSGTPDFECSALSVLTPHDPPLLFDLEADPSEHFPLAAEERPDVPALLERIDKVKAEFEASMVFGESQIGKGSDPRLEPCCSPQCMPKPRCCRC; from the exons ATGGACATTTCTCGCATTTGTTTtagtttgttatttttgtttttgatctGCACCCACGCTGTTTCCCCACCTAATTTCGTGCTCATTTTTGCCGATGATTTGGGTTTTGGAGACTTGGGGTGTTACGGACACCCCAGCTCGCTTACTCCGAATTTGGACCGACTTGCTGCAGGTGGGCTTCGCTTTTTGGACTTTTACAGCACGAGCCCCGTCTGCAGCCCATCTAG GGCGTCATTGCTGACGGGGCGCTACCAGACCCGTTCAGGCATCTACCCCGGAGTACTGTACCCAGGTTCCGTTGGCGGTCTCCCCCTGAATGAGACCACCGTCGCCGAGGTGCTGAAGCCACTAGGCTACGCTACGGCCGCCGTGGGCAAGTGGCACCTGGGACTCGGGCCCAACGGAACGTTCCTCCCCACCAATCAGGGCTTCGACCAGTTCCTGGGAATTCCATACTCGCACGACATG GGTCCTTGTCACAACTTGACATGCTTCCCCCCGGACATCAAGTGCTTCGGTTCTTGCGACGTGGGCACCGTGCTGGTCCCACTCATGCACAACCAAGTCATCAAAGAGCAGCCTGTCAACTTCCTGGAGCTGGAGCAAATCTACAGCGACTTTTCAACTAGCTTTATCGCCACCTCTGCTAAAAAGAAACAACCTTTCTTCCTCTACTATCCTTCTCAC CACACCCACTACCCCCAATTCGCTGGTCCAGGAGCTGCCGGGAAGACATCAAGAGGCCCGTTTGGAGACTCTTTGCTGGAATTTGACAGCACTGTCGGGAAGCTACTTGCCAGCTTGGAAGCTAGCGGCGTCATCAACAACACGCTGGTTTTCTTCACGTCAGACAACGG GCCTTCGCTGATTCGCCTGTCCCGCGGTGGCAACGCGGGGGTGTTGAGATGCGGAAAAGGAACCACGTACGAAGGCGGGATGAGGGAACCCGCCATCGCATACTGGCCCGGCACCATCAAGCCAG gTGTGACTCGTGAGCTCGCTAGCACTTTGGATATCCTGCCCACTATCGCTCGGCTTGCAGGCGCTAGCTTGCCCCACGTGGTGCTCGATGGTGTTGACATGATTGAAATGCTTCTGAACCATGGAAAG AGCAAAAGGGAAGCCATGATGTTCTACCCTTACAATCCCAGTGAAAAACTGGGTCTATTTGCTCTCCGACTTGGAAAGTACAAAGCTCATTTTTACACACGAG GTTCCACGCTCAGCAGCGGCACCCCCGACTTCGAGTGTTCGGCCTTGTCCGTCCTGACACCTCACGACCCGCCGCTGCTCTTCGACTTGGAGGCGGACCCGTCGGAGCACTTCCCGCTTGCGGCGGAGGAGCGCCCGGACGTCCCGGCACTCCTGGAGAGGATCGATAAAGTCAAGGCGGAATTCGAGGCCTCCATGGTGTTCGGGGAGAGTCAAATCGGGAAAGGAAGCGACCCGCGCTTGGAGCCTTGCTGCAGTCCGCAATGCATGCCCAAGCCTCGTTGCTGTCGCTGTTGA
- the arsa gene encoding arylsulfatase A isoform X2 codes for MDISRICFSLLFLFLICTHAVSPPNFVLIFADDLGFGDLGCYGHPSSLTPNLDRLAAGGLRFLDFYSTSPVCSPSRASLLTGRYQTRSGIYPGVLYPGSVGGLPLNETTVAEGFDQFLGIPYSHDMGPCHNLTCFPPDIKCFGSCDVGTVLVPLMHNQVIKEQPVNFLELEQIYSDFSTSFIATSAKKKQPFFLYYPSHHTHYPQFAGPGAAGKTSRGPFGDSLLEFDSTVGKLLASLEASGVINNTLVFFTSDNGPSLIRLSRGGNAGVLRCGKGTTYEGGMREPAIAYWPGTIKPGVTRELASTLDILPTIARLAGASLPHVVLDGVDMIEMLLNHGKSKREAMMFYPYNPSEKLGLFALRLGKYKAHFYTRGSTLSSGTPDFECSALSVLTPHDPPLLFDLEADPSEHFPLAAEERPDVPALLERIDKVKAEFEASMVFGESQIGKGSDPRLEPCCSPQCMPKPRCCRC; via the exons ATGGACATTTCTCGCATTTGTTTtagtttgttatttttgtttttgatctGCACCCACGCTGTTTCCCCACCTAATTTCGTGCTCATTTTTGCCGATGATTTGGGTTTTGGAGACTTGGGGTGTTACGGACACCCCAGCTCGCTTACTCCGAATTTGGACCGACTTGCTGCAGGTGGGCTTCGCTTTTTGGACTTTTACAGCACGAGCCCCGTCTGCAGCCCATCTAG GGCGTCATTGCTGACGGGGCGCTACCAGACCCGTTCAGGCATCTACCCCGGAGTACTGTACCCAGGTTCCGTTGGCGGTCTCCCCCTGAATGAGACCACCGTCGCCGAG GGCTTCGACCAGTTCCTGGGAATTCCATACTCGCACGACATG GGTCCTTGTCACAACTTGACATGCTTCCCCCCGGACATCAAGTGCTTCGGTTCTTGCGACGTGGGCACCGTGCTGGTCCCACTCATGCACAACCAAGTCATCAAAGAGCAGCCTGTCAACTTCCTGGAGCTGGAGCAAATCTACAGCGACTTTTCAACTAGCTTTATCGCCACCTCTGCTAAAAAGAAACAACCTTTCTTCCTCTACTATCCTTCTCAC CACACCCACTACCCCCAATTCGCTGGTCCAGGAGCTGCCGGGAAGACATCAAGAGGCCCGTTTGGAGACTCTTTGCTGGAATTTGACAGCACTGTCGGGAAGCTACTTGCCAGCTTGGAAGCTAGCGGCGTCATCAACAACACGCTGGTTTTCTTCACGTCAGACAACGG GCCTTCGCTGATTCGCCTGTCCCGCGGTGGCAACGCGGGGGTGTTGAGATGCGGAAAAGGAACCACGTACGAAGGCGGGATGAGGGAACCCGCCATCGCATACTGGCCCGGCACCATCAAGCCAG gTGTGACTCGTGAGCTCGCTAGCACTTTGGATATCCTGCCCACTATCGCTCGGCTTGCAGGCGCTAGCTTGCCCCACGTGGTGCTCGATGGTGTTGACATGATTGAAATGCTTCTGAACCATGGAAAG AGCAAAAGGGAAGCCATGATGTTCTACCCTTACAATCCCAGTGAAAAACTGGGTCTATTTGCTCTCCGACTTGGAAAGTACAAAGCTCATTTTTACACACGAG GTTCCACGCTCAGCAGCGGCACCCCCGACTTCGAGTGTTCGGCCTTGTCCGTCCTGACACCTCACGACCCGCCGCTGCTCTTCGACTTGGAGGCGGACCCGTCGGAGCACTTCCCGCTTGCGGCGGAGGAGCGCCCGGACGTCCCGGCACTCCTGGAGAGGATCGATAAAGTCAAGGCGGAATTCGAGGCCTCCATGGTGTTCGGGGAGAGTCAAATCGGGAAAGGAAGCGACCCGCGCTTGGAGCCTTGCTGCAGTCCGCAATGCATGCCCAAGCCTCGTTGCTGTCGCTGTTGA
- the mapk8ip2 gene encoding C-Jun-amino-terminal kinase-interacting protein 2: MADRAEMFSLNTFHSLSPPGCRPSHDISLEEFDDEDLSEITDDCGIGLNYDSDPYEKDSLILEKNETQQAVCSFQDDFQEFEMIDDEEEEEEEEEGDAPPSPSPPPSPILGTLKSRPTTLNLTTAVSQDSLNNNGGLSPKKESWQKPSSEGSTTPISTRPEDISQSPSSQSRGPHSPRSPLLCDVEGNRRERLEYGSLDQPKSRAGDVVQPKADPPAHPTRVPSADERSQCSDTEVDRDLINGRERLEDPYASGDGGPRPGDPPSSDDEPDEDLGSSPARDETYETAGEEDPSRYEEFPCIEPYEPALFSARSEKLASRDAPGGHDSHSPSSDPGIADMNRPSYATSDPDKELSSPGSDSEADGEFPREGPPRSNMISSISETELDLTSDDSSSGRSSHLTNSIEEASSPTSDQELDLDTELERDGGIAGLKASLFLGRPKGGSPSPLPSPTLRSYRSFRDVEPSDEHLADPDETLPPQRCDDGSSGQMVLKIEPDHGLECFKPSFYLPVGARPGPPMDDYDETSEGDSDSESEDDLSENSDSPWLLSNLVNRMISEGSYPISCPEDCFKREVSVSDTISPSSEIGDGDAFADEDPVKDGGRAKADGNEMSGSSDRSEYGKRLVRNGAPHNDLTTLDWGTESPSQSESEARTTSRSSASLERIAEVKHGLTLDIPTAQTNRCFDLTYSTDDDEDERVDACPFLDDYYGGADLQTARSVGRPEPSEKAPPPEQPNEDDGLAYDSMKYTLVVDENTTLELVSLRRCTSVLSEGSELSTICDEEPLETGKADYCFHDEGAGPELLSSSEDSSPEADLPFSKKFLNVFVNGTSRSSSTESFGLFSCTVNGEERDQTHRAVYRFIPRHADELELDVDDPLYVEEEEDDYWYRGYNMRTGERGIFPAFYAHEVIGHSKELSAMKRNPAWIETFDVQFLGSVEVPQHQGNGILCAAMQKIALSRKRTVHVRPPSLCELEISLQGVKLIMSLEDEYDCPDEFDRCSHFFQMKNISFCGCHPRNNCYFGFITKHPTLSRFACHVFVSQESMRPVAECVGRAFQEYYQEHVEYACPTEDIYLE, from the exons ATGGCGGACCGGGCCGAGATGTTCTCCTTGAATACCTTCCATTCCTTGTCTCCTCCGGGCTGCAG GCCCTCCCACGACATCAGCCTGGAGGAGTTCGACGACGAAGATCTCTCGGAAATCACGGACGACTGCGGGATCGGACTCAATTACGACTCGGATCCCTACGAAAAg GACTCCCTGATCCTGGAGAAGAACGAGACGCAGCAGGCGGTGTGCTCCTTTCAGGACGACTTCCAGGAGTTTGAAATGATCGacgatgaggaagaggaggaggaggaagaagagggcgACGCCCCTCCGTCCCCGTCGCCCCCTCCCTCGCCCATCCTGGGCACGCTGAAGAGCAGACCCACCACGCTAAACCTCACCACGGCCGTTTCGCAG GATTCGTTGAACAACAACGGCGGCCTGTCGCCAAAGAAAGAAAGCTGGCAAAAGCCTTCGTCAGAGG GAAGCACGACGCCAATCAGCACCCGCCCGGAGGACATTAGCCAGAGTCCGAGCTCCCAGAGTCGAGGCCCCCATTCCCCCCGCAGCCCCCTCCTCTGCGACGTGGAGGGCAACAGGCGGGAAAGGCTTGAATACG GGTCGTTGGATCAACCCAAGTCCCGCGCCGGCGATGTCGTCCAACCGAAGGCCGACCCTCCCGCGCACCCTACACGAGTCCCTTCCGCAGACGAGCGCTCCCAGTGTTCGGACACGGAAGTGGATCGGGATCTCATCAATGGGCGCGAGCGCCTGGAGGACCCATACGCCTCGGGCGACGGCGGGCCCCGTCCGGGCGACCCGCCCTCGTCCGACGACGAGCCGGACGAGGACTTGGGATCGTCGCCGGCCCGGGACGAGACGTACGAAACGGCGGGCGAGGAAGACCCGTCCCGCTACGAGGAATTTCCGTGCATCGAACCCTACGAGCCGGCTCTCTTCTCGGCTCGCTCGGAGAAGCTGGCAAGTCGGGATGCCCCGGGGGGCCACGACTCCCACTCCCCGTCGTCCGATCCCGGGATCGCAGACATGAATCGGCCAAGTTACGCCACCTCCGACCCGGACAAGGAACTGAGCTCCCCCGGTTCCGACTCCGAGGCGGACGGCGAGTTTCCCCGCGAGGGTCCGCCGCGCTCCAACATGATCTCGTCCATCTCGGAAACGGAGCTGGACCTGACCAGCGACGACAGCAGCAGCGGACGTTCTTCGCACCTGACCAACTCCATCGAGGAGGCCAGCTCGCCCACGTCGGACCAGGAACTGGACCTGGACACGGAGTTGGAGCGAGACGGCGGGATCGCCGGACTTAAGGCGTCTCTCTTTTTGGGCCGGCCCAAAGGGGGCTCTCCGTCGCCTCTGCCTTCTCCAACCCTCCGGTCCTACCGGTCCTTCCGGGACGTGGAGCCGTCCGACGAGCACCTGGCCGACCCGGACGAGACACTCCCTCCCCAACGTTGCGATGACGGTTCCTCCGGACAGATGGTTCTGAAGATCGAACCCGACCACGGCCTGGAGTGCTTCAAACCCTCCTTCTACCTCCCCGTGGGAGCCCGGCCGGGGCCCCCCATGGACGATTACGACGAAACCAGCGAAGGGGATTCCGATTCGGAGAGCGAGGACGACCTGAGCGAAAACTCGGACTCGCCCTGGCTGCTCAGCAACTTGGTCAACAGGATGATCTCGGAAGGCTCGTACCCGATCAGCTGTCCCGAAGACTGCTTCAAGAGGGAAGTGTCCGTTTCGGACACCATCTCGCCATCCTCGGAAATCGGCGACGGGGACGCTTTCGCCGATGAGGACCCGGTAAAGGACGGCGGGAGAGCCAAGGCCGACGGAAACGAGATGTCCGGATCTTCCGACAGGTCCGAGTACGGCAAAAGACTGGTGAGAAACGGGGCGCCCCATAACGACTTGACAACGTTGGACTGGGGGACGGAGTCGCCCAGCCAGAGCGAGAGCGAGGCCAGGACGACCAGTCGCTCCAGCGCGTCCCTGGAACGGATCGCCGAGGTCAAACACGGCCTGACGCTGGACATCCCCACCGCCCAGACAAATCGTTGCTTCGACCTGACTTACTCCACggacgacgacgaagacgaGCGAGTGGACGCGTGCCCCTTCTTGGACGACTACTACGGGGGCGCCGATTTACAGACGGCGAGGTCGGTGGGCCGTCCCGAGCCCTCTGAGAAAGCCCCGCCTCCCGAGCAACCCAACGAAGATGACGGACTGGCCTACGACTCGATGAAATACACGCTGGTGGTCGACGAGAACACAACTCTGGAACTAGTCAGCCTGAGAAG GTGCACATCCGTCCTGAGCGAAGGCAGCGAGCTCTCCACGATATGCGACGAAGAGCCTTTGGAGACGGGCAAGGCGGACTATTGCTTCCACGACGAAGGGGCGGGACCGGAACTCCTCAGTTCTTCCGAAGACTCCTCCCCCGAGGCCGACCTCCCCTTTTCCAAGAAGTTTCTCAACGTCTTCGTCAACGGCACGTCTCGTTCGTCCA GTACCGAATCATTTGGACTTTTCTCCTGCACCGTCAACGGGGAGGAGAGGGACCAGACCCACAGGGCGGTGTACAG GTTCATCCCCAGGCACGCAGATGAACTGGAGCTGGATGTGGACGACCCTCTGTacgtggaggaggaggaagacgactACTGGTACCGAGGTTACAACATGCGCACGGGAGAACGTGGAATCTTCCCCGCATTCTACGCCCACGAGGTCATCGGTCACTCCAAGGAGTTGTCGG cCATGAAACGTAACCCGGCATGGATAGAGACGTTTGACGTGCAGTTCTTGGGTTCGGTGGAAGTTCCTCAACACCAAGGCAACGGAATTCTTTGCGCCGCCATGCAGAAG ATTGCGCTGTCCAGGAAGCGGACCGTGCATGTGCGCCCGCCGTCCCTGTGCGAGCTGGAGATCAGCTTGCAAGGCGTGAAGCTGATCATGAGTTTGGAGGATGAATACGATTGCCCGGATGAG TTTGACAGATGCAGCCACTTCTTTCAGATGAAGAACATTTCTTTCTGCGGTTGTCACCCGAGGAACAACTG CTACTTTGGCTTCATCACCAAGCACCCCACGCTGAGCAGGTTTGCGTGTCACGTCTTTGTCTCCCAAGAGTCCATGCGGCCAGTAGCAGAATGCGTTGG TCGGGCCTTCCAGGAATACTACCAAGAACACGTGGAGTACGCCTGCCCCACCGAGGACATCTACCTGGAATGA
- the LOC144071130 gene encoding uncharacterized protein LOC144071130 has translation MKRDGACPLALALALALLGGPCWAYEKPGGQMAHDQQQAKHVFEKPLTWTYPAGPTAAAELAVEFELRHPVPVATVSVECSESQAHVEAQMDLFGIGQFIKPTDLTLGPCVAVGEDAQAHVLIFESELQDCGSLLQMTDDRLIYTFMLNYNPTRLGDSPVVRTNEAAVIVECHYPRHHNVSSLPLDPQWIPFSAVRVAEEFLYFTLSLRTDDWMYERPRYQYYLGDMIRIEASVMQYHHVPLRVFVERCVATLSPDINSSPRYTFLEEGCLIDATITGSDSRFMQRTAENMLMFQFEAFRFQGADSGMLYITCQLRATSTSHDIDVEHRACSYFNGWREASGVDAACSTCDSGGQEAIGGGGIKWIGGGGGGGVGGGGGGGVGGGGGGGVGVGGGGATWNTGGTTGGSGTGTGVTTGGGTTATQTSGGQKITWTQTGTGTGGTGGTGGTGTSGVTWTTGGGGSTTSGGTGGTATQTSGGKKVTWTQTGTGTSGTGTATQTSGGKKVTWTQTGTGTSGTGTSGGTWTTGGGGSTTSGGTGGTATQTSGGKKVTWTQTGTGTSGTGISGGTWTTGGGGSTTSGGTGGTATQTSGGKKVTWTQTGTGTSGTGTGTGGTGTSGVTWTTVGGGSTTTGGSGTQTSGGKKITWTQSGTGGTGGTGTSGVTWTTGGGGSTTSGGTGGTATQTSGGKKITWTQSGTGTGTGGTGTSGTGTGTGTQSVTWTHGGGGSTTSGGTWTTGGGAGTEPSGQTGKQTVSWSPSTGSSSTGTTTWTTTSTGGTNWTGRKGRSVKEAQVYEWRGDVTLGPFEIAEKPQ, from the exons ATGAAGCGCGACGGCGCGTGCCCGTTGGCCCTGGCGCTGGCCCTGGCGCTCTTGGGCGGCCCGTGCTGGGCGTACGAGAAACCGGGCGGTCAGATGGCCCACGACCAGCAGCAGGCCAAGCACGTTTTCGAGAAGCCGCTGACCTGGACCTACCCGGCGGGGCCCACGGCGGCGGCCGAGCTAGCGGTGGAATTCGAGCTGAGGCACCCGGTCCCCGTGGCCACCGTGTCGGTGGAGTGCAGCGAGAGTCAGGCGCACGTGGAGGCCCAGATGGACTTGTTCGGGATAGGCCAGTTCATCAAGCCCACCGACCTCACCCTGGGGCCCTGCGTGGCCGTGGGCGAGGACGCCCAAGCGCACGTGCTCATTTTCGAGAGCGAGCTGCAGGACTGCGGCAGCCTTTTGCAG atgacggACGACAGACTGATCTACACCTTCATGCTCAACTACAACCCCACCAGACTGGGCGACTCCCCCGTGGTCAGGACCAACGAAGCTGCCGTCATTGTGGAATGTCATTACCCAAG GCACCACAACGTGAGCAGCCTCCCTCTCGACCCGCAATGGATCCCCTTCTCGGCAGTCCGGGTCGCCGAAGAGTTCTTGTACTTCACTCTCAGCCTGAGGACAG ACGACTGGATGTACGAGAGGCCCCGCTACCAGTACTACCTGGGAGATATGATTCGTATCGAGGCCTCCGTCATGCAGTACCACCACGTGCCCCTCCGAGTTTTTGTGGAAAGATGCGTGGCTACTCTCTCCCCTGACATCAATTCCAGTCCCAGATATACCTTCCTCGAAGAGGG GTGTTTAATCGATGCCACCATCACAGGATCGGACTCCAGGTTTATGCAACGGACGGCGGAGAACATGCTTATGTTCCAGTTTGAGGCCTTCAGGTTCCAGGGTGCCGACAGCGGGATG CTCTACATCACCTGCCAGTTGAGAGCCACGTCAACCAGCCACGACATCGACGTCGAACATCGAGCGTGCTCCTATTTCAATGG CTGGAGAGAGGCTAGTGGCGTGGACGCGGCGTGCAGTACCTGTGACTCCGGAGGACAAGAGGCCATTGGCGGCGGAGGCATCAAATGGATCGGCGGAGGTGGTGGAGGCGGGGTAGGCGGGGGTGGTGGAGGCGGGGTAGGCGGGGGTGGTGGAGGCGGGGTAGGCGTGGGTGGAGGAGGCGCCACATGGAACACCGGCGGAACCACGGGAGGCAGCGGTACTGGCACCGGTGTCACCACAGGAGGTGGCACTACGGCCACGCAAACGAGCGGGGGGCAGAAAATCACCTGGACCCAAACTGGCACTGGCACCGGTGGAACTGGAGGAACCGGAGGCACCGGAACCTCGGGTGTTACCTGGACCACAGGGGGAGGTGGCTCCACCACTTCAGGGGGTACTGGCGGAACCGCCACGCAAACCAGCGGAGGGAAGAAAGTCACCTGGACCCAAACTGGAACCGGAACCAGTGGAACCGGAACCGCCACGCAAACCAGCGGAGGGAAGAAAGTCACCTGGACCCAAACTGGAACCGGAACCAGTGGAACCGGAACCTCGGGTGGGACCTGGACCACAGGGGGAGGTGGCTCCACCACATCAGGGGGTACTGGCGGAACTGCCACGCAAACCAGCGGAGGGAAGAAAGTCACCTGGACCCAAACTGGAACCGGAACCAGTGGAACCGGAATCTCGGGTGGGACCTGGACCACAGGGGGAGGTGGCTCCACCACATCAGGGGGTACTGGCGGAACTGCCACGCAAACCAGCGGAGGGAAGAAAGTCACCTGGACCCAAACTGGAACCGGAACCAGTGGAACTGGAACCGGAACCGGAGGAACCGGAACGTCAGGTGTTACCTGGACCACAGTGGGAGGAGGCTCCACCACAACTGGCGGAAGCGGCACGCAAACCAGCGGGGGGAAGAAAATCACCTGGACCCAAAGTGGAACCGGTGGAACCGGAGGTACCGGAACCTCGGGTGTCACCTGGACCACAGGGGGAGGAGGTTCCACCACATCAGGGGGTACCGGCGGAACCGCCACGCAAACCAGCGGAGGCAAGAAAATTACCTGGACCCAAAGTGGAACTGGAACTGGGACCGGTGGAACCGGAACCAGTGGAACTGGAACCGGAACTGGAACCCAGAGCGTTACCTGGACCCACGGGGGAGGAGGCTCCACCACATCAGGCGGTACCTGGACCACTGGAGGCGGTGCCGGCACAGAACCAAGTGGACAGACAGGCAAGCAAACCGTTTCTTGGAGCCCCAGCACAGGAAGTAGCAGCACCGGCACCACCACTTGGACCACCACCTCCACTGGTGGCACCAACTGGACCGGAAGGAAGGGTCGCTCGGTCAAAGAAGCCCAAG TTTACGAATGGCGAGGCGACGTCACGCTGGGTCCCTTCGAAATCGCAGAGAAACCCCAATAA